Proteins encoded by one window of Enterococcus faecalis:
- a CDS encoding ACP phosphodiesterase gives MLVLLVKFVIISQIKFWKEVVSVSEEFEKCVADLKKKYQAIPEEKRQHFAERMQKKNFLRYKKIELIKGELLRLEARRAQLELCERSSELEEVEKKIILKKKKLLKCFDR, from the coding sequence TTGCTTGTACTTTTGGTAAAATTTGTTATAATTAGTCAGATTAAATTTTGGAAGGAAGTTGTTTCGGTGAGTGAAGAATTTGAAAAGTGTGTCGCTGACTTGAAAAAGAAATATCAAGCAATCCCTGAAGAAAAACGACAACACTTTGCAGAACGTATGCAAAAGAAAAATTTCTTACGCTACAAAAAAATTGAATTAATTAAAGGAGAACTTCTTCGTTTAGAAGCACGACGCGCTCAATTGGAACTTTGCGAACGCAGTTCTGAGTTAGAAGAAGTCGAAAAGAAAATTATTCTTAAAAAGAAAAAATTACTTAAATGTTTTGATCGGTAA
- a CDS encoding DegV family protein, which yields MKIAIVTDSTAYLPERIKDHPNLFVIPIPVILDGKIYNEGIDIEADEYYALLNNSKEFPTTSQPALGEVLELYKSIAEQGYDTIISIHLSSGISGFVHTLHGLTDEIPGVALYPYDSKITSMPMGHMVEAALDLTEEKASLEEIFAKLDLIRDNTYAYLIVEDLNNLVRGGRLTNGAALIAGLLKIKPILTFEDGKIVLFEKIRSTKKAFARAEKIIGERNAGIEAPVKLYVIHANNRIVAEKEQAKLQKLYPNAEIEIGHFGPVIGTHLGEKAIGLAISAQ from the coding sequence ATGAAAATTGCTATTGTGACAGATAGTACAGCTTATTTACCCGAGCGCATTAAAGATCATCCGAATCTTTTTGTAATTCCCATCCCAGTCATTTTAGATGGAAAAATATACAACGAAGGCATTGACATTGAAGCAGATGAATATTATGCATTGCTAAATAATAGTAAAGAATTTCCGACGACTTCACAACCTGCTTTAGGAGAAGTGTTAGAGCTTTACAAATCAATCGCTGAACAAGGGTACGACACCATCATCAGCATTCATCTTTCTTCAGGAATCTCTGGTTTTGTTCATACATTGCACGGACTTACTGATGAAATCCCAGGCGTTGCTTTGTATCCATATGACTCAAAAATTACAAGTATGCCAATGGGACACATGGTAGAAGCTGCTTTAGATTTAACAGAAGAAAAAGCCAGCTTAGAAGAAATTTTTGCCAAATTAGATTTAATTCGTGACAATACGTATGCATATCTAATTGTAGAAGATCTGAACAACTTAGTTCGTGGCGGTCGCTTAACGAATGGCGCAGCCTTGATTGCTGGACTATTGAAGATTAAACCTATCTTGACTTTTGAAGATGGAAAGATTGTATTATTTGAAAAAATCCGTTCAACAAAGAAAGCTTTTGCTCGTGCAGAAAAGATTATTGGTGAACGAAACGCAGGGATTGAAGCACCAGTTAAACTGTACGTGATTCATGCCAATAACCGCATCGTTGCTGAAAAAGAACAAGCAAAATTACAAAAGCTATACCCAAATGCAGAAATTGAAATCGGTCATTTTGGTCCAGTTATCGGGACCCACCTAGGGGAAAAAGCAATTGGTTTAGCGATTTCAGCTCAATAA